The Meriones unguiculatus strain TT.TT164.6M chromosome 19, Bangor_MerUng_6.1, whole genome shotgun sequence genomic interval TGCGGCAGAAATCTTAACTTCTCAGGGATTCTGCTACTCAGATGGATTCTTACTTGGGATTTTCACCTGACCACTGACATGTCTGTGTGCTTAAAAGACATAGTAAACATGCATGAGATTCCTGGCTAAAACAGAAGAgcaataatgttttcttttaggCCGCACACTTAGAGAGACTAATTCTGTAGTTCATAGGTGTGCTACACACCTCAATATGAGGTGGGGAAAATCCATCTCAAATAGTGGTTCACACTTCCAAACCCAGGGTTTGGAAAGCCGAGGCAGTAAAATTTCTATGTTTGTGGGTagtctggactacacagtgagatctggGCTAGCCTTGGCTATGGTGTGGGAGACTATCTAAAGACCAAAGACAACAACAATAAGAACAAAACCGTAATGACATCAGCCAGATGCCAAATGTGGTAGCTTGTGACTGTGATCCTAGAAcatggaaagctgaggcagggggatttctggAAGTTTGAGTCTAGGCTGGGTTACATATTGAGTTAGTCAGTCTGAGATACAGAGTGagatctcaaaaaaataaaaaaaaagatgaaaatggaGATCTTAGTATTGAGAAAGAACTTTCGCCAAACTTGGGATTGTCTGAAACCTTGACCCTTGACCCTTGACCCTTGACCTGGGATTCCCTCCACTCCCGCGCCATCCTGTGTAGACTGAGTGTGGATCGTCATACCTTGCTGCCCCAGAAGCCCTCTCCCTAGCTCCAGGACCTGTTTCAGCTGCTCAGGGCAGTCCCTCTCCAGGTAGTCCTGGTTCTGCCTGGCGCGGACCTTGTGCACGTCCCACTCTGCCTTGGTGGCCCAGGCGCCTGGCTCTGCTGCTCTCCAGTCCAGTGTCTTGGGGCAGAATTCCACGTGGTCTTGCCCGTCATACCCATACTTCCAGAAGCCACTGGTTTTGTTGTCTTCATGCACCTCACAGCCCAGGATCACCTGCAGGATGTGGGACTTGGGCAACACCCCCGGCTTTGTGACTGAAAAATGAAGAAGTGGGTTTTGTCTTCACCATCCCCAAGTATCAAATGATCTGGGGCGCACAACGACCTCCTACTTCTTTGTCTCCCCCTACTCCCTGCCCTCTCCCTAATCTCACACTTGAAGCCGTCCACCCCAAGGTAGCAAAACAGTGCCATGCTCTGACCTCCTCAGGGAGGCGACTCCCCTCCCCACCTACCCTTACTGTGGTTATAGTTGTCCATGATGGTCCGGAAGTCTACGATGAACATTTGATCCCACACCTTCAGGTTCTGACTCAGTTGCAGCCACAGCTGGCTCAAGGTCTGACTTAAGAGCCATGGGGCCCGGGGCTCAGCACGGCGACTCTCGTGATTGTAGGATACGAAGAGCTGGTCATCCACGTAGCCCATAGCCTCAAACAAAGGCAGCCCCAGGTCTGACTCCGAGGCACCCATGAAGAGGTAGCGCAGAGAATGGGATCCTGGGGAAGTCGGCAAGCATTTAGAATGGGCAGCAAGCGGCAGCAGGAGGCAGAGTTTCCGCAGCCCTGGGTCAGCTCCCCATATCAGAGAGCGAGCCCTGCTTGTGGACAGACAGAGTTCCGGTCTTCCAGCCTCAGCCCCAGCTGCTCTGGTCTTTTGTGCTTACTCTGCCCGCCTTTTTGATGCTCTTTACTTGAGGCTATGGGTTACCCTGGGACCCAGGTTTCTCCAACAGTCTGGTCTGAGCTAGGAGTTGATGCTCAACCTGTTAGAATGAAAGCCCTAAGATTTCTCTGTAGATTTTCTCTGCTTCCATCTCTGAACATTTTCACGTGCCGATGTTGGCTGAAAAATGCTGGTGAGCATGTGGACACAAAACTCAGGACAACCTGTCAGCAGACAGAAAGGTTTCCAGGAAAGGGAATTGACAAGGACACTCAGCATAGGGCTTTCCCATCAGTTTTTCCCTCAATTCCAGAACAAGGCTGCTCAGGGGTACAACCTTGGTGATTAGAA includes:
- the Hfe gene encoding hereditary hemochromatosis protein isoform X2; protein product: MGLSAGLAVLLLLPLLRSVVPQAQSPRSHSLRYLFMGASESDLGLPLFEAMGYVDDQLFVSYNHESRRAEPRAPWLLSQTLSQLWLQLSQNLKVWDQMFIVDFRTIMDNYNHITKPGVLPKSHILQVILGCEVHEDNKTSGFWKYGYDGQDHVEFCPKTLDWRAAEPGAWATKAEWDVHKVRARQNQDYLERDCPEQLKQVLELGRGLLGQQVPPLVTVTHHWASSGTSLRCQALNFFPQNITMRWLKDNQPLDAKDFSPRDVLPNGDGTYQARMTLAVTPGDEMRFTCQVEHPGLDEPLTATWDPSPSGAMIAGVAGGTTVCVIFFVGILLLILRKRKTSGEAMDDYALMECE
- the Hfe gene encoding hereditary hemochromatosis protein isoform X1 — encoded protein: MGLSAGLAVLLLLPLLRSVVPQAQSPRSHSLRYLFMGASESDLGLPLFEAMGYVDDQLFVSYNHESRRAEPRAPWLLSQTLSQLWLQLSQNLKVWDQMFIVDFRTIMDNYNHSKVTKPGVLPKSHILQVILGCEVHEDNKTSGFWKYGYDGQDHVEFCPKTLDWRAAEPGAWATKAEWDVHKVRARQNQDYLERDCPEQLKQVLELGRGLLGQQVPPLVTVTHHWASSGTSLRCQALNFFPQNITMRWLKDNQPLDAKDFSPRDVLPNGDGTYQARMTLAVTPGDEMRFTCQVEHPGLDEPLTATWDPSPSGAMIAGVAGGTTVCVIFFVGILLLILRKRKTSGEAMDDYALMECE